In a single window of the Bradyrhizobium sp. ORS 285 genome:
- a CDS encoding DUF2474 family protein: MATEQPAPLAKRLAWFVVLWLAGVATVGTVAFLLRLWMKLG; this comes from the coding sequence ATGGCCACGGAGCAACCTGCCCCGCTCGCGAAACGTCTCGCCTGGTTTGTCGTGCTGTGGCTGGCCGGCGTCGCGACGGTCGGGACAGTCGCCTTCCTGTTGCGGCTCTGGATGAAGCTCGGATGA
- the cydB gene encoding cytochrome d ubiquinol oxidase subunit II gives MTVAVDLATLWAFIIALAVFIYVVMDGFDLGLGILFPLFPGKHDRDVITNTVAPVWDGNETWLVLGGGGLMAAFPLAYSILLPALYAPLIAMLVGLIFRGVAFEFRWRTRATRNLWDIAFAGGSWVAALAQGIALGAILQGVHVEGRHYAGGWWDWLTPFSILTGVSLVAGYALLGATWLILKTEGDLRDKAYRIAWVLLFMMLLAIAAVSLATPLLTIQYAQRWFSWPAIVLTAPVPLAVVGVTVLLMKNLAQKHDGWPFFLALALFFLSYAGLGISMYPYIVPQSVTIWQAAAPERSQLIMLPGVLVLVPLILGYTAWAYWVFRGKVGHDAGYH, from the coding sequence ATGACCGTCGCCGTCGATCTTGCCACGCTCTGGGCGTTCATCATCGCGCTCGCCGTGTTCATCTATGTCGTGATGGACGGCTTCGACCTCGGCCTCGGCATCCTCTTCCCGCTGTTTCCGGGCAAGCACGACCGCGACGTCATCACCAACACCGTCGCGCCGGTGTGGGACGGCAACGAGACCTGGCTGGTGCTCGGCGGCGGCGGGCTGATGGCCGCGTTTCCGCTCGCCTATTCCATCCTGCTGCCGGCGCTGTATGCGCCGCTGATCGCGATGCTGGTCGGGCTGATCTTCCGCGGCGTCGCCTTCGAATTCCGCTGGCGCACGCGCGCCACACGCAATCTCTGGGACATCGCCTTCGCCGGCGGCTCCTGGGTCGCGGCGCTGGCGCAGGGCATCGCGCTCGGCGCCATCCTGCAGGGCGTGCATGTCGAGGGCCGCCACTATGCCGGCGGCTGGTGGGACTGGCTGACGCCGTTTTCCATCCTCACCGGCGTGTCGCTGGTCGCAGGCTACGCGCTGCTCGGCGCCACCTGGCTGATCCTGAAGACCGAGGGCGATCTGCGCGACAAGGCCTACCGCATCGCCTGGGTGCTCCTGTTCATGATGCTGCTCGCGATCGCCGCCGTGAGCCTGGCGACGCCGCTGCTGACCATCCAATATGCCCAGCGCTGGTTCAGCTGGCCCGCGATCGTGTTGACCGCACCGGTGCCGCTCGCCGTCGTCGGCGTCACCGTGCTGCTGATGAAGAACCTCGCCCAGAAGCATGACGGCTGGCCGTTCTTTCTCGCGCTCGCGCTGTTCTTCCTCTCCTACGCGGGCCTCGGCATCAGCATGTATCCCTACATCGTGCCGCAGAGCGTCACGATCTGGCAGGCGGCGGCGCCCGAGCGCAGCCAGCTGATAATGCTGCCCGGCGTGCTGGTGCTGGTGCCGCTGATTCTCGGCTACACCGCATGGGCCTATTGGGTGTTTCGCGGCAAGGTCGGCCACGACGCCGGCTATCATTGA
- a CDS encoding cytochrome ubiquinol oxidase subunit I, with amino-acid sequence MFGLDAVELARAQFAFTVTFHIIFPAFSIGLASYLAVLEALWLWTGRDVFLNVFNYWLKIFAIAFAMGVVSGIVMSYQFGTNWSVYSDKVGPVIGPLMAYEVLTAFFLEAGFLGVMLFGLKRVGPKLHFLATLMVAVGTLISAFWILSANSWMQTPAGYAVNADGQFVSVDWLKVIFNPSFPYRLVHMVLAAYLTTSLVVGAVGAWHLLRNPHLPGPRVMFSMAMWMAALVAPLQIMVGDAHGLNTLEHQPVKIMAMEGHFESHKDGAPLYLFGWPDQEKGELKYALGIPKFGSLILKHQIDAPMAGLDTVPRQDWPPVPITFWSFRIMVGLGMLMLALGLFSLWERWRGRLYINRGLHRFAIAMGPAGFIAVIAGWVTTETGRQPFTVYGLLRTSDSVSPLAAPAVGTSLLAFIIVYFIIFAAGVMYILRLMAEPPHPGEPGPSSEQPVRTAGITPAAGVVQGAGS; translated from the coding sequence ATGTTCGGTTTGGATGCGGTGGAGCTGGCGCGCGCGCAGTTCGCCTTCACGGTCACCTTCCACATCATCTTCCCCGCCTTCTCGATCGGGCTCGCCTCCTACCTCGCGGTGCTGGAAGCGCTGTGGCTGTGGACGGGGCGCGACGTCTTCCTCAACGTCTTCAACTACTGGCTCAAGATCTTCGCCATCGCGTTCGCGATGGGCGTCGTCTCCGGCATCGTGATGTCCTACCAGTTCGGCACCAACTGGTCGGTCTATTCCGACAAGGTCGGACCGGTCATCGGCCCGCTTATGGCCTATGAGGTGCTGACCGCGTTCTTCCTCGAAGCGGGCTTTCTCGGCGTCATGCTGTTCGGCCTGAAGCGCGTCGGACCGAAGCTGCATTTCCTCGCCACCTTGATGGTCGCCGTGGGCACGTTGATCTCGGCGTTCTGGATTCTCTCCGCAAATTCCTGGATGCAGACGCCGGCCGGTTACGCGGTGAACGCGGACGGACAGTTCGTCTCGGTCGACTGGCTGAAGGTGATCTTCAACCCGTCGTTCCCGTATCGCCTCGTCCACATGGTGCTCGCGGCCTATCTCACGACCTCGCTCGTGGTCGGCGCCGTCGGCGCCTGGCACCTGCTGCGCAATCCGCATCTGCCGGGCCCGCGCGTGATGTTCTCGATGGCGATGTGGATGGCGGCGCTGGTCGCGCCGCTGCAAATCATGGTCGGCGATGCGCATGGCCTGAACACGCTCGAACACCAGCCGGTGAAGATCATGGCCATGGAAGGCCATTTCGAGAGCCACAAGGACGGCGCGCCGCTTTATCTGTTCGGCTGGCCCGACCAGGAGAAGGGCGAGCTGAAATATGCGCTCGGCATTCCCAAATTCGGCTCGCTGATCCTCAAGCACCAGATCGACGCTCCGATGGCCGGGCTCGACACCGTGCCGCGGCAGGACTGGCCGCCGGTGCCGATCACCTTCTGGTCGTTCCGCATCATGGTCGGGCTGGGCATGCTGATGCTGGCGCTCGGCCTGTTCAGCCTGTGGGAGCGCTGGCGCGGCCGGCTGTACATCAACCGCGGCCTGCACCGCTTCGCGATCGCGATGGGCCCGGCCGGCTTCATCGCCGTCATTGCCGGCTGGGTCACGACCGAGACCGGCCGCCAGCCCTTCACCGTGTACGGCCTGCTGCGCACCTCCGATTCCGTGTCGCCGCTGGCGGCGCCCGCGGTCGGCACCTCCCTGCTCGCCTTCATCATCGTGTATTTCATCATCTTCGCCGCCGGGGTGATGTACATCCTGCGCCTGATGGCCGAGCCGCCGCATCCCGGTGAGCCCGGCCCGAGCAGCGAGCAGCCGGTGCGTACCGCCGGCATCACGCCGGCCGCCGGCGTTGTGCAGGGAGCGGGATCATGA